In Phyllopteryx taeniolatus isolate TA_2022b chromosome 8, UOR_Ptae_1.2, whole genome shotgun sequence, one genomic interval encodes:
- the otol1b gene encoding otolin 1b isoform X1, with the protein MDGWIFTTAARSRRTMRLISRQLTLLAVVMVALNVTSCIEAKMTPKPKYQYTKKPVSQVTVHNPGMPGTPKPKTGSNPAELLHPLPTYPSHVFPQDHTVSTEHPSVGADNYTLDYNECYFNFCECCPPERGPQGPKGDGGPAGPPGERGFTGSVGSPGPQGASGPRGVKGDKGGKGERGNTGPGGYPGVMGKPGQKGDGGLKGQKGATGVQGVKGEGGQKGEHGQNGTAGEKGEPGKEGPTGPPGVTLGPKGDKGDKGECGTFGERGSKGDRGDTGSPGIPGVMGIPGINGKHGAPGPIGVRGDPGPPGAQGESGVRGAQGPQGVRGVQGPKGDRGYHGMRGERGMRGFKGAKGSGVPQKRSAFSVGISPRKSFPPSGFPIRFDKVFYNEDNHFNVTSNSFSCVYAGVYVFSFHITVRNQPLRATLVVNGSRRVRTRDSLYGQDIDQASTLVVLRLAAGDQVWMETLRDWNGVYASSEDDSIFSGFLLYSP; encoded by the exons ATCCCGAAGAACCATGAGGCTCATCTCGCGTCAGTTGACTCTTCTGGCCGTCGTCATGGTGGCACTCAATGTGACATCCTGTATTGAGGCCAAGATGACACCCAAGCCCAAGTACCAGTACACCAAGAAGCCTGTCTCTCAGGTCACGGTACACAACCCCGGGATGCCCGGCACACCAAAGCCTAAGACGGGCAGCAACCCTGCGGAGCTTCTTCACCCGCTGCCCACCTACCCCAgtcatgtttttcctcaggaCCACACCGTGAGCACGGAGCACCCCAGTGTAGGTGCTGACAACTACACACTGGATTACAATGAGTGTTACTTCAACTTCTGCGAGTGCTGTCCACCTGAGAGAGGCCCCCAAGGGCCAAAGGGAGACGGTGGCCCAGCAG GGCCACCAGGGGAAAGAGGTTTTACCGGATCAGTTGGCTCACCTGGACCACAGGGTGCGAGTGGTCCTAGGGGAGTCAAAGGAGACAAAG GGGGAAAGGGGGAAAGAGGAAACACTGGCCCAGGTGGATACCCTGGAGTTATGGGGAAACCAGGGCAAAAAG GTGATGGTGGCCTAAAAGGACAGAAAGGTGCGACAGGTGTGCAAGGCGTCAAAGGCGAAGGAGGGCAGAAAGGCGAACATGGACAGAATGGAACCGCTGGTGAGAAAGGAGAACCAGGAAAAGAGGGGCCGACTGGACCCCCCGGAGTAACTCTTGGTCCTAAAGGAGATAAGGGTGATAAGGGAGAGTGTGGGACATTTGGGGAGAGAGGGTCAAAAGGTGATCGCGGAGACACTGGCTCTCCGGGAATTCCGGGAGTGATGGGAATCCCCGGAATCAACGGCAAGCACGGGGCTCCGGGTCCCATCGGTGTCCGTGGGGATCCTGGACCACCTGGAGCGCAGGGAGAATCCGGGGTGAGAGGGGCACAGGGACCACAAGGTGTTCGAGGGGTTCAGGGGCCAAAAGGGGATAGAGGTTACCACGGAATGAGAGGGGAGCGGGGAATGCGTGGCTTCAAAGGAGCGAAGGGTTCAGGCGTCCCCCAGAAACGGTCTGCCTTCAGTGTGGGCATCTCACCGAGGAAGTCCTTCCCTCCGTCCGGATTCCCAATCCGCTTTGACAAAGTGTTCTACAACGAAGACAACCACTTCAACGTCACCAGCAACAGCTTTTCGTGCGTCTACGCCGGCGTGTACGTGTTCTCTTTCCACATCACTGTACGAAATCAACCCCTACGTGCAACGCTGGTGGTGAATGGCTCGCGGCGGGTGAGGACACGGGACTCGCTGTACGGCCAAGACATCGACCAGGCGTCCACTCTGGTGGTGCTTCGTTTGGCGGCGGGTGATCAGGTGTGGATGGAGACCCTCAGAGACTGGAACGGCGTGTACGCCAGCAGTGAGGATGACAGCATCTTCTCCGGATTTCTACTTTACTCACCCTGA
- the otol1b gene encoding otolin 1b isoform X2, with amino-acid sequence MRLISRQLTLLAVVMVALNVTSCIEAKMTPKPKYQYTKKPVSQVTVHNPGMPGTPKPKTGSNPAELLHPLPTYPSHVFPQDHTVSTEHPSVGADNYTLDYNECYFNFCECCPPERGPQGPKGDGGPAGPPGERGFTGSVGSPGPQGASGPRGVKGDKGGKGERGNTGPGGYPGVMGKPGQKGDGGLKGQKGATGVQGVKGEGGQKGEHGQNGTAGEKGEPGKEGPTGPPGVTLGPKGDKGDKGECGTFGERGSKGDRGDTGSPGIPGVMGIPGINGKHGAPGPIGVRGDPGPPGAQGESGVRGAQGPQGVRGVQGPKGDRGYHGMRGERGMRGFKGAKGSGVPQKRSAFSVGISPRKSFPPSGFPIRFDKVFYNEDNHFNVTSNSFSCVYAGVYVFSFHITVRNQPLRATLVVNGSRRVRTRDSLYGQDIDQASTLVVLRLAAGDQVWMETLRDWNGVYASSEDDSIFSGFLLYSP; translated from the exons ATGAGGCTCATCTCGCGTCAGTTGACTCTTCTGGCCGTCGTCATGGTGGCACTCAATGTGACATCCTGTATTGAGGCCAAGATGACACCCAAGCCCAAGTACCAGTACACCAAGAAGCCTGTCTCTCAGGTCACGGTACACAACCCCGGGATGCCCGGCACACCAAAGCCTAAGACGGGCAGCAACCCTGCGGAGCTTCTTCACCCGCTGCCCACCTACCCCAgtcatgtttttcctcaggaCCACACCGTGAGCACGGAGCACCCCAGTGTAGGTGCTGACAACTACACACTGGATTACAATGAGTGTTACTTCAACTTCTGCGAGTGCTGTCCACCTGAGAGAGGCCCCCAAGGGCCAAAGGGAGACGGTGGCCCAGCAG GGCCACCAGGGGAAAGAGGTTTTACCGGATCAGTTGGCTCACCTGGACCACAGGGTGCGAGTGGTCCTAGGGGAGTCAAAGGAGACAAAG GGGGAAAGGGGGAAAGAGGAAACACTGGCCCAGGTGGATACCCTGGAGTTATGGGGAAACCAGGGCAAAAAG GTGATGGTGGCCTAAAAGGACAGAAAGGTGCGACAGGTGTGCAAGGCGTCAAAGGCGAAGGAGGGCAGAAAGGCGAACATGGACAGAATGGAACCGCTGGTGAGAAAGGAGAACCAGGAAAAGAGGGGCCGACTGGACCCCCCGGAGTAACTCTTGGTCCTAAAGGAGATAAGGGTGATAAGGGAGAGTGTGGGACATTTGGGGAGAGAGGGTCAAAAGGTGATCGCGGAGACACTGGCTCTCCGGGAATTCCGGGAGTGATGGGAATCCCCGGAATCAACGGCAAGCACGGGGCTCCGGGTCCCATCGGTGTCCGTGGGGATCCTGGACCACCTGGAGCGCAGGGAGAATCCGGGGTGAGAGGGGCACAGGGACCACAAGGTGTTCGAGGGGTTCAGGGGCCAAAAGGGGATAGAGGTTACCACGGAATGAGAGGGGAGCGGGGAATGCGTGGCTTCAAAGGAGCGAAGGGTTCAGGCGTCCCCCAGAAACGGTCTGCCTTCAGTGTGGGCATCTCACCGAGGAAGTCCTTCCCTCCGTCCGGATTCCCAATCCGCTTTGACAAAGTGTTCTACAACGAAGACAACCACTTCAACGTCACCAGCAACAGCTTTTCGTGCGTCTACGCCGGCGTGTACGTGTTCTCTTTCCACATCACTGTACGAAATCAACCCCTACGTGCAACGCTGGTGGTGAATGGCTCGCGGCGGGTGAGGACACGGGACTCGCTGTACGGCCAAGACATCGACCAGGCGTCCACTCTGGTGGTGCTTCGTTTGGCGGCGGGTGATCAGGTGTGGATGGAGACCCTCAGAGACTGGAACGGCGTGTACGCCAGCAGTGAGGATGACAGCATCTTCTCCGGATTTCTACTTTACTCACCCTGA